Part of the Kamptonema formosum PCC 6407 genome, CTCAACAGTCTTAAACTACGATCTTAATTTAGACAGTGGAGGCAACGAAGATTAGAACGCCTACTAGAACTGCGCCTACGATCGCTTGGATGATGTAGTTCCGCTGTTGACTCTTGTTTGGAGCCTCAGCTTGGTACATCTTCGGTTCTTTCGCAAAGTTGTTCAGTCGTCCACCTTCTTCTTCGATATAGGGCATGAGTAAAAATCCTTAGTTCTTGATATCCCTCAACTTTAACAAAAATGTGTACAGCAGAGGGATTTTTTAGCTTACTTAGAGGCGATCGTACCAGTGAGGGGGGAAGAGGCGATCGCATAATCTTTAACTGGCATTCTGCCCGCTAAATAGGCCAAACGCCCTGCTTCTGCGGCCATTCCCATCGCTTTCGCCATTGCGGGGGCATTTTTTGCTAATGCGATCGCAGAATTGATCAGCAACGCCCCAGCCCCCATCTCCATCGCCAAAGCCGCCTCACTTGGGGCTCCAATTCCGGCATCCACTACCACAGGAATCTTCACTGTGTCAATAATTATCTGAATGTTCGCAGCATTTTTTATCCCCTGTCCCGAACCAATTGGGGAACCCAAAGGCATCACTGTCACGCAGCCAACTTCTTCTAAACGTTTTGCCAACAATGGGTCAGCATTAATGTATGGTAATACCGCAAAACCTTCTTTCACCAATTGCTCTGCTGCTTCTAGCGTACCGATGGGATCTGGTAGCAGATATTTAGCATCGGGGATCACTTCCAATTTAACAAAATTATTGTCTTCTTGACCCAGAAGTTTTGCCATTTCTCGCCCTAATCGAGCTACTCGAATTGCATCTTCAGCAGTTTGACAACCCGCCGTATTTGGCAACATCCAAATTTTACTCCAATCTAATGCCTCTGCCAACCCTTCATGTCCAGGTGCTTTAGTTTGCACTCGCCGCACTGCGACGGTGACAATTTCACAACCAGAAGCGGCAATACTTTGCTGCATTTCCTCAATACTGCGATATTTGCCAGTACCCGTCATTAAGCGCGATTTGAAAGTCTTTCCTGCAATAACTAGGGGATTGTCGAGAGTGTAGGTAATTGATTTTTCTAATGTTTGCATTTGTGTATCTCCTAAGATTTTTAACTTGGGGCAACAGTCTCTTGTGCATCACCAAAAATGGCATATTCTAGTGCATTTTCATGTTGCTGTCTCCCTCCGAGCATCTTCTCTAATTCCCATCCTTCCTCTATCGTTAAATCCTCTCTTTCAACAGCATAGATAATTTGCCCCAATATAATTAACTTTGCTTCTAGAGGCATCTTATTATTTAATCCTTTTTGAATGAGATATTCAAAATCTTTCAACACGCTTTCCATCCATCCACTCCTGTCTGCTTATTGTTTGTGTTTCTCCAC contains:
- the psb34 gene encoding photosystem II assembly protein Psb34 translates to MPYIEEEGGRLNNFAKEPKMYQAEAPNKSQQRNYIIQAIVGAVLVGVLIFVASTV
- a CDS encoding thiazole synthase encodes the protein MQTLEKSITYTLDNPLVIAGKTFKSRLMTGTGKYRSIEEMQQSIAASGCEIVTVAVRRVQTKAPGHEGLAEALDWSKIWMLPNTAGCQTAEDAIRVARLGREMAKLLGQEDNNFVKLEVIPDAKYLLPDPIGTLEAAEQLVKEGFAVLPYINADPLLAKRLEEVGCVTVMPLGSPIGSGQGIKNAANIQIIIDTVKIPVVVDAGIGAPSEAALAMEMGAGALLINSAIALAKNAPAMAKAMGMAAEAGRLAYLAGRMPVKDYAIASSPLTGTIASK